The proteins below come from a single Periophthalmus magnuspinnatus isolate fPerMag1 chromosome 7, fPerMag1.2.pri, whole genome shotgun sequence genomic window:
- the atf7a gene encoding cyclic AMP-dependent transcription factor ATF-7a isoform X3 has product MGDDRPFVCTAPGCGQRFTNEDHLAVHKHKHEMTLKFGPSRTDSVIIADQTPTPTRFLKNCEEVGLFNELASSFDHDEDDKKAKSTQPSSNSGAVDMTLQTPSDVKVKEELPVEVDSSPPCSPQSISPKPDNQRESYAKPKDTPPRSSAPTPTIVRPGSLPLHLGFDALHPTMPSPTSVITQAPPSNRTLGSPTSHYPMMMLPTGQAVPVLPGPVPIPSVINLARPMCMVPNIPGIPGPPLGGSSSGSNSPSGYSIHSEAKMRLKAALSQQSPSGHSMGVMALGSSPMVPQRAEQSQLLVQHPDAPSPAQPQVSPAQPTGGRRRRTADDDPDERRQRFLERNRAAASRCRQKRKLWVSSLEKKAEELSSLNVSLSNEVSLLRNEVAHLKQLLLAHKDCPVTTLQKKTAYLAVEESLKDSSEPTGSPAPVIQHSSLAPSPSAHNGLSSRAAAEAMAMSVLAGMGQQQHRESAASHIIMAAQSQSAAR; this is encoded by the exons ATGGGGGACGACCGACCTTTTGTGTGCACTGCTCCGGGCTGTGGACAG AGATTCACAAATGAGGACCACTTGGCtgtgcacaaacacaaacatgagatgACACTGAAGTTCGGACCGTCCCGGACCGACTCCGTCATCATCGCAG ACCAGACGCCTACTCCCACTCGCTTCCTAAAGAACTGTGAGGAGGTCGGGCTGTTCAATGAGCTAGCCTCTTCCTTTGATCACGACGAAGATGACAAGAAAGCCAAAAGCACT CAGCCATCTTCAAACTCTGGTGCTGTGGATATGACTCTTCAGACACCTTCAGATGTGAAGGTGAAGGAGGAGCTGCCTGTGGAGGTAGACTCGTCACCGCCCTGCAGCCCTCAGTCCATTTCTCCAAAACCAGACAACCAGAGAGAGTCATATGCTAAACCCAAG GACACACCTCCCAGAAGTTCAGCTCCCACACCAACAATAGTGCGGCCTGGATCACTGCCACTCCACTTGGGCTTCGACGCCCTTCACCCCACCATGCCCTCACCGACCTCTGTCATCACCCAGGCCCCGCCCTCAAATCGAACTCTAGG ATCTCCCACGAGCCATTATCCCATGATGATGCTGCCGACCGGCCAAGCAGTGCCTGTGCTGCCTGGCCCTGTGCCGATCCCCTCTGTTATCAAT CTCGCTCGACCCATGTGCATGGTACCCAACATTCCTGGGATCCCTGGGCCTCCTCTAGGGGGCAGCAGCTCTGGCTCCAACTCGCCCTCTGGCTACAGCATCCACTCAGAAGCCAAGATG cGGCTGAAGGCAGCCCTGTCCCAGCAGAGTCCTTCAGGGCATAGTATGGGGGTGATGGCTTTGGGCAGCAGTCCCATGGTGCCCCAGagggcagagcagagccagcTGCTGGTCCAACATCCAGACGCCCCCTCCCCAGCACAACCTCAG GTGTCTCCTGCTCAGCCCACCGGGGGGCGCCGGCGGCGGACGGCTGATGATGACCCAGACGAGAGAAGGCAGCGTTTCCTGGAGAGAAACCGTGCTGCAGCATCGCGCTGCAGACAGAAGCGCAAACTGTGGGTCAGCTCTCTGGAGAAGAAGGCGGAGGAGCTCAGCTCTTTGAACGTGTCTCTGTCG AATGAAGTGTCCCTGTTGCGAAACGAAGTGGCTCATTTAAAGCAGCTGCTGCTGGCCCACAAGGACTGCCCTGTGACCACACTCCAAAAGAAGACAGCCTACTTAG CAGTTGAGGAGAGCCTTAAGGACAGTTCAGAGCCCACGGGATCCCCTGCCCCAGTGATCCAGCACAGTTCGCTGGCGCCCAGCCCCTCGGCCCACAACGGCCTGAGCTCCAGAGCTGCGGCGGAGGCCATGGCCATGTCTGTGCTGGCAGGAATGGGGCAGCAGCAGCATCGTGAGAGTGCCGCCTCTCACATCATCATGGCTGCACAGTCCCAGTCTGCTGCCAGATGA
- the atf7a gene encoding cyclic AMP-dependent transcription factor ATF-7a isoform X2 translates to MGDDRPFVCTAPGCGQRFTNEDHLAVHKHKHEMTLKFGPSRTDSVIIADQTPTPTRFLKNCEEVGLFNELASSFDHDEDDKKAKSTQPSSNSGAVDMTLQTPSDVKVKEELPVEVDSSPPCSPQSISPKPDNQRESYAKPKDTPPRSSAPTPTIVRPGSLPLHLGFDALHPTMPSPTSVITQAPPSNRTLGSPTSHYPMMMLPTGQAVPVLPGPVPIPSVINLARPMCMVPNIPGIPGPPLGGSSSGSNSPSGYSIHSEAKMRLKAALSQQSPSGHSMGVMALGSSPMVPQRAEQSQLLVQHPDAPSPAQPQVSPAQPTGGRRRRTADDDPDERRQRFLERNRAAASRCRQKRKLWVSSLEKKAEELSSLNVSLSNEVSLLRNEVAHLKQLLLAHKDCPVTTLQKKTAYLVEESLKDSSEPTGSPAPVIQHSSLAPSPSAHNGLSSRAAAEAMAMSVLAGMGQQQHRESAASHIIMAAQSQSAAR, encoded by the exons ATGGGGGACGACCGACCTTTTGTGTGCACTGCTCCGGGCTGTGGACAG AGATTCACAAATGAGGACCACTTGGCtgtgcacaaacacaaacatgagatgACACTGAAGTTCGGACCGTCCCGGACCGACTCCGTCATCATCGCAG ACCAGACGCCTACTCCCACTCGCTTCCTAAAGAACTGTGAGGAGGTCGGGCTGTTCAATGAGCTAGCCTCTTCCTTTGATCACGACGAAGATGACAAGAAAGCCAAAAGCACT CAGCCATCTTCAAACTCTGGTGCTGTGGATATGACTCTTCAGACACCTTCAGATGTGAAGGTGAAGGAGGAGCTGCCTGTGGAGGTAGACTCGTCACCGCCCTGCAGCCCTCAGTCCATTTCTCCAAAACCAGACAACCAGAGAGAGTCATATGCTAAACCCAAG GACACACCTCCCAGAAGTTCAGCTCCCACACCAACAATAGTGCGGCCTGGATCACTGCCACTCCACTTGGGCTTCGACGCCCTTCACCCCACCATGCCCTCACCGACCTCTGTCATCACCCAGGCCCCGCCCTCAAATCGAACTCTAGG ATCTCCCACGAGCCATTATCCCATGATGATGCTGCCGACCGGCCAAGCAGTGCCTGTGCTGCCTGGCCCTGTGCCGATCCCCTCTGTTATCAAT CTCGCTCGACCCATGTGCATGGTACCCAACATTCCTGGGATCCCTGGGCCTCCTCTAGGGGGCAGCAGCTCTGGCTCCAACTCGCCCTCTGGCTACAGCATCCACTCAGAAGCCAAGATG cGGCTGAAGGCAGCCCTGTCCCAGCAGAGTCCTTCAGGGCATAGTATGGGGGTGATGGCTTTGGGCAGCAGTCCCATGGTGCCCCAGagggcagagcagagccagcTGCTGGTCCAACATCCAGACGCCCCCTCCCCAGCACAACCTCAG GTGTCTCCTGCTCAGCCCACCGGGGGGCGCCGGCGGCGGACGGCTGATGATGACCCAGACGAGAGAAGGCAGCGTTTCCTGGAGAGAAACCGTGCTGCAGCATCGCGCTGCAGACAGAAGCGCAAACTGTGGGTCAGCTCTCTGGAGAAGAAGGCGGAGGAGCTCAGCTCTTTGAACGTGTCTCTGTCG AATGAAGTGTCCCTGTTGCGAAACGAAGTGGCTCATTTAAAGCAGCTGCTGCTGGCCCACAAGGACTGCCCTGTGACCACACTCCAAAAGAAGACAGCCTACTTAG TTGAGGAGAGCCTTAAGGACAGTTCAGAGCCCACGGGATCCCCTGCCCCAGTGATCCAGCACAGTTCGCTGGCGCCCAGCCCCTCGGCCCACAACGGCCTGAGCTCCAGAGCTGCGGCGGAGGCCATGGCCATGTCTGTGCTGGCAGGAATGGGGCAGCAGCAGCATCGTGAGAGTGCCGCCTCTCACATCATCATGGCTGCACAGTCCCAGTCTGCTGCCAGATGA
- the atf7a gene encoding cyclic AMP-dependent transcription factor ATF-7a isoform X1, with amino-acid sequence MFSSSALPQIHCRFFAKMGDDRPFVCTAPGCGQRFTNEDHLAVHKHKHEMTLKFGPSRTDSVIIADQTPTPTRFLKNCEEVGLFNELASSFDHDEDDKKAKSTQPSSNSGAVDMTLQTPSDVKVKEELPVEVDSSPPCSPQSISPKPDNQRESYAKPKDTPPRSSAPTPTIVRPGSLPLHLGFDALHPTMPSPTSVITQAPPSNRTLGSPTSHYPMMMLPTGQAVPVLPGPVPIPSVINLARPMCMVPNIPGIPGPPLGGSSSGSNSPSGYSIHSEAKMRLKAALSQQSPSGHSMGVMALGSSPMVPQRAEQSQLLVQHPDAPSPAQPQVSPAQPTGGRRRRTADDDPDERRQRFLERNRAAASRCRQKRKLWVSSLEKKAEELSSLNVSLSNEVSLLRNEVAHLKQLLLAHKDCPVTTLQKKTAYLAVEESLKDSSEPTGSPAPVIQHSSLAPSPSAHNGLSSRAAAEAMAMSVLAGMGQQQHRESAASHIIMAAQSQSAAR; translated from the exons atgttctcctcctctgctcttccacAGATACACTGCAGGTTCTTTGCGAAGATGGGGGACGACCGACCTTTTGTGTGCACTGCTCCGGGCTGTGGACAG AGATTCACAAATGAGGACCACTTGGCtgtgcacaaacacaaacatgagatgACACTGAAGTTCGGACCGTCCCGGACCGACTCCGTCATCATCGCAG ACCAGACGCCTACTCCCACTCGCTTCCTAAAGAACTGTGAGGAGGTCGGGCTGTTCAATGAGCTAGCCTCTTCCTTTGATCACGACGAAGATGACAAGAAAGCCAAAAGCACT CAGCCATCTTCAAACTCTGGTGCTGTGGATATGACTCTTCAGACACCTTCAGATGTGAAGGTGAAGGAGGAGCTGCCTGTGGAGGTAGACTCGTCACCGCCCTGCAGCCCTCAGTCCATTTCTCCAAAACCAGACAACCAGAGAGAGTCATATGCTAAACCCAAG GACACACCTCCCAGAAGTTCAGCTCCCACACCAACAATAGTGCGGCCTGGATCACTGCCACTCCACTTGGGCTTCGACGCCCTTCACCCCACCATGCCCTCACCGACCTCTGTCATCACCCAGGCCCCGCCCTCAAATCGAACTCTAGG ATCTCCCACGAGCCATTATCCCATGATGATGCTGCCGACCGGCCAAGCAGTGCCTGTGCTGCCTGGCCCTGTGCCGATCCCCTCTGTTATCAAT CTCGCTCGACCCATGTGCATGGTACCCAACATTCCTGGGATCCCTGGGCCTCCTCTAGGGGGCAGCAGCTCTGGCTCCAACTCGCCCTCTGGCTACAGCATCCACTCAGAAGCCAAGATG cGGCTGAAGGCAGCCCTGTCCCAGCAGAGTCCTTCAGGGCATAGTATGGGGGTGATGGCTTTGGGCAGCAGTCCCATGGTGCCCCAGagggcagagcagagccagcTGCTGGTCCAACATCCAGACGCCCCCTCCCCAGCACAACCTCAG GTGTCTCCTGCTCAGCCCACCGGGGGGCGCCGGCGGCGGACGGCTGATGATGACCCAGACGAGAGAAGGCAGCGTTTCCTGGAGAGAAACCGTGCTGCAGCATCGCGCTGCAGACAGAAGCGCAAACTGTGGGTCAGCTCTCTGGAGAAGAAGGCGGAGGAGCTCAGCTCTTTGAACGTGTCTCTGTCG AATGAAGTGTCCCTGTTGCGAAACGAAGTGGCTCATTTAAAGCAGCTGCTGCTGGCCCACAAGGACTGCCCTGTGACCACACTCCAAAAGAAGACAGCCTACTTAG CAGTTGAGGAGAGCCTTAAGGACAGTTCAGAGCCCACGGGATCCCCTGCCCCAGTGATCCAGCACAGTTCGCTGGCGCCCAGCCCCTCGGCCCACAACGGCCTGAGCTCCAGAGCTGCGGCGGAGGCCATGGCCATGTCTGTGCTGGCAGGAATGGGGCAGCAGCAGCATCGTGAGAGTGCCGCCTCTCACATCATCATGGCTGCACAGTCCCAGTCTGCTGCCAGATGA